A section of the Streptomyces sp. SCL15-4 genome encodes:
- a CDS encoding non-oxidative hydroxyarylic acid decarboxylases subunit D, which produces MTDCCPRCAHESLRTLHSSPVPGVWDVVQCGRCLYTWRTSEPDRRTRRAAYPEAFRLTPEDMANAAEVPAVPPLRAGDARQETGQTAGPAAAGTTGSQRAARGR; this is translated from the coding sequence ATGACCGACTGCTGTCCCCGCTGTGCCCACGAGAGCCTCAGGACCCTGCACTCCTCGCCCGTACCCGGTGTCTGGGACGTCGTGCAGTGCGGGCGCTGCCTCTACACCTGGCGGACCAGCGAGCCGGACCGGCGCACACGGCGCGCCGCCTACCCGGAGGCGTTCCGGCTGACCCCCGAGGACATGGCGAACGCCGCCGAGGTGCCGGCCGTACCGCCCCTGCGCGCCGGCGACGCCCGCCAGGAGACCGGGCAGACCGCCGGCCCGGCGGCGGCCGGCACGACCGGGTCGCAGCGGGCCGCGCGCGGGCGGTAG
- a CDS encoding ornithine decarboxylase: MDHSRVPVLEALQEFRRRGDVVYGPPGHKQGLGVDPRVLDIVGEGVFGSDVLSLNGLDDRRESQGVLTQAEELMADAVGAEQAFFSTCGSSLSVKTAMLAVAGPGEKLLVSRNAHKSVIAGVIVNGVQPVWVHPKFDTERHLAHPPEPDDVRRALREHPDAKGMLLITPTDWGSCADIRGTAAVCHDHDIPLIVDEAWGAHLPFHPDLPAWGMNADADLVVTSVHKMGGAIEQSSVFHLQGDRVSPEVLKQREDLLGTTSSSSLVYATLDGWRRHMVQHGHDLLDAALHRTARIRKAVADMPGLRLMGPEVVEQGLTAELDLLKITIDVRELGISGMQAAEWLRAHCHVDIGSSDTCRISAQVTHADNDRTENLLTDSLRRLVEHADTIEKQPPIRLPEPRTLQLEQAMLPRDAFFGSAEHVPARQAVGRVAAETISPYPPGVPVVAPGEVITREVVDYLTSGVAAGLLIPDAADPSAETLRVTTR, from the coding sequence ATGGATCACTCTCGTGTCCCTGTGCTGGAGGCGTTGCAGGAGTTCCGGCGTCGCGGCGACGTGGTGTACGGGCCTCCCGGTCACAAGCAGGGTCTGGGAGTCGATCCACGAGTCCTGGACATCGTGGGGGAGGGCGTGTTCGGCTCGGACGTGCTGTCCCTGAACGGGCTCGACGACCGCCGTGAGTCACAAGGGGTGCTCACCCAGGCGGAAGAGCTGATGGCCGACGCCGTCGGTGCCGAGCAGGCCTTCTTCTCCACCTGTGGCAGCTCCCTGTCGGTCAAGACGGCCATGCTGGCCGTGGCCGGGCCGGGCGAGAAACTCCTCGTCTCGCGCAATGCCCACAAGTCCGTGATCGCCGGCGTCATCGTCAACGGAGTGCAGCCGGTGTGGGTACACCCCAAGTTCGACACCGAGCGCCACCTGGCCCATCCGCCGGAGCCCGACGACGTACGCCGGGCCCTGCGGGAGCACCCCGATGCCAAGGGCATGCTGCTGATCACCCCGACGGACTGGGGATCGTGCGCCGACATCCGCGGTACCGCCGCCGTCTGCCACGACCACGACATTCCCCTGATCGTCGACGAGGCCTGGGGAGCCCATCTGCCCTTCCATCCCGACCTGCCGGCCTGGGGCATGAACGCCGACGCGGACCTCGTCGTCACCAGCGTCCACAAGATGGGCGGCGCCATCGAACAGAGCTCCGTCTTCCATCTCCAGGGCGACCGGGTCTCACCCGAGGTGCTCAAGCAGCGCGAGGACCTGCTCGGCACCACCAGTTCCTCCTCCCTGGTGTACGCCACCCTCGACGGATGGCGCCGCCACATGGTCCAGCACGGGCACGACCTGCTGGACGCGGCGCTGCACCGCACGGCACGCATCCGCAAGGCCGTCGCCGACATGCCCGGTCTGCGCCTGATGGGGCCGGAGGTCGTGGAGCAGGGGCTGACGGCGGAGCTGGACCTGCTGAAGATCACCATCGACGTACGGGAACTCGGCATCAGCGGGATGCAGGCCGCCGAGTGGCTGCGCGCGCACTGCCACGTGGACATCGGCTCCTCCGACACGTGCCGGATCAGCGCACAGGTCACCCACGCCGACAACGACCGGACCGAGAACCTCCTCACCGACTCGCTGCGCCGCCTCGTCGAGCACGCCGACACCATCGAGAAGCAACCGCCCATCCGCCTGCCCGAGCCCCGCACGCTGCAGTTGGAGCAGGCCATGCTCCCGCGTGACGCCTTCTTCGGCAGCGCCGAGCACGTCCCGGCCCGGCAGGCGGTGGGACGCGTCGCGGCGGAGACGATCAGCCCGTACCCGCCCGGTGTTCCCGTCGTGGCCCCGGGTGAGGTGATCACCCGGGAAGTCGTCGACTACCTCACCAGCGGTGTGGCCGCCGGCCTGCTCATCCCCGACGCCGCCGACCCCAGCGCCGAAACGCTGCGGGTGACGACGCGGTAG
- a CDS encoding dicarboxylate/amino acid:cation symporter — MSVSASASTETPAKPVRGIPAVPFWAQIIAGLVLGVLLGWITRTYDVQWLHTTLDKVGHIFVQLLKLAVAPLVFFAILVSITNLRKVNNAARLASRTLLWFMITSLIAVAIGLAIGLVTNPGAGTGLTPKDGKMPETAGSWLDFLTGIVPTDVITPFTELNVLQIVFMAVVAGIAALKLGEKAQPILTLSESVLELLQKALWWVIRLAPLGTVGLIGYAIADYGWDLIGKYATFTADVYIGCALVLFGVYPLLLATVAKVNPVQFFKGAWPAIQLAFVSRSSVGTMPVTVKVTERLGVPKEYTSFAVPFGATTKMDGCAAIYPALAAIFIAQIFDVQLSVGDYLLIAFVSVIGSAATAGLTGATVMLTLTLSTLGLPLEGVGLLMAIDPVLDMMRTATNVAGQALVPVVVAAREKILDLDAYNSASGSEVDDEYGVHDAEPKVNVPVTA, encoded by the coding sequence GTGTCCGTGTCCGCGTCCGCGAGCACCGAAACCCCCGCCAAGCCCGTCCGGGGCATACCCGCCGTGCCCTTCTGGGCCCAGATCATCGCCGGTCTCGTCCTGGGCGTCCTCCTCGGCTGGATCACCCGCACCTATGACGTGCAGTGGCTGCACACCACACTCGACAAGGTCGGCCACATCTTCGTCCAGCTGCTGAAGCTGGCCGTCGCCCCGCTGGTCTTCTTCGCGATCCTGGTGTCCATCACCAACCTGCGCAAGGTGAACAACGCCGCCCGGCTGGCCTCCCGCACCCTGCTCTGGTTCATGATCACATCGCTGATCGCGGTCGCCATCGGCCTCGCGATCGGCCTGGTCACCAACCCGGGCGCGGGCACCGGTCTCACGCCGAAGGACGGCAAGATGCCCGAGACCGCCGGCTCCTGGCTGGACTTCCTCACCGGCATCGTCCCGACGGACGTCATCACGCCCTTCACCGAGCTGAACGTCCTGCAGATCGTCTTCATGGCCGTCGTCGCCGGCATCGCCGCGCTGAAGCTCGGCGAGAAGGCGCAGCCGATCCTCACTCTCAGCGAGTCGGTCCTGGAACTGCTGCAGAAGGCCCTGTGGTGGGTCATCCGCCTCGCCCCGCTCGGCACCGTCGGCCTCATCGGCTACGCCATCGCCGACTACGGCTGGGACCTCATCGGCAAGTACGCCACCTTCACCGCCGACGTCTACATCGGCTGCGCCCTGGTCCTCTTCGGCGTCTACCCGCTGCTGCTGGCGACCGTCGCCAAGGTCAACCCGGTCCAGTTCTTCAAGGGTGCCTGGCCCGCCATCCAGCTGGCCTTCGTCTCCCGCTCGTCCGTCGGCACCATGCCGGTCACGGTCAAGGTCACCGAGCGCCTCGGCGTGCCGAAGGAGTACACCTCCTTCGCCGTCCCGTTCGGCGCCACGACGAAGATGGACGGCTGCGCCGCGATCTACCCGGCACTCGCCGCGATCTTCATCGCCCAGATCTTCGACGTGCAGCTGAGCGTCGGCGACTACCTGCTGATCGCCTTCGTCTCGGTGATCGGCTCCGCGGCCACCGCCGGTCTGACGGGTGCCACGGTCATGCTGACGCTGACCCTGTCCACGCTGGGCCTGCCGCTGGAGGGCGTGGGCCTGCTGATGGCGATCGACCCGGTGCTGGACATGATGCGCACGGCCACCAACGTCGCCGGCCAGGCACTGGTCCCGGTCGTCGTCGCCGCCCGCGAGAAGATCCTCGACCTCGACGCTTACAACTCCGCCTCGGGATCCGAGGTGGACGACGAGTACGGCGTGCATGACGCCGAGCCGAAGGTGAACGTGCCGGTCACCGCCTGA
- a CDS encoding cytochrome P450, giving the protein MESTEQSAGQMSRCPFELDVDGSDQHAENARLRAAGRAVPVRLPGGVRAWAIPHHADLRRVLTDPRIAKGIAHWGAAARGEVPDGWPLTGFVATDSVINSHGADHRRLRGLVDQALTPARVEAMRPGVEQLVDALLDRLAALPRDRPVDFRKAFAYPIPTTVISDLLGVPQRKRRLLHVLTGMQTRTNNTPEQVLEIDGRIEALLREIVAERRGAPGDDLISALLTARRAGDDRLSDSELHGMILLMFFAGHQSVINVLVNACHALLTHPGQLAAVRAGEVPWSAVVEETMRWNGAVNQFPMRYPLEDVAIGGETIRRGEAILASFGSAGRDPEHHGADAERFDVRRRQAGHLGFGYGPHFCVGIHLARLQLETALAGFFQRFPDVRPAPSGTWTVRPVPSFVSNSIEALPVLLGPAAGTGPR; this is encoded by the coding sequence GTGGAGTCGACCGAGCAAAGCGCCGGGCAGATGTCCCGGTGCCCGTTCGAGCTGGACGTCGACGGTTCGGACCAGCACGCGGAGAACGCCCGCCTGCGAGCGGCGGGCAGAGCCGTGCCGGTCCGACTCCCCGGTGGTGTGCGGGCGTGGGCGATTCCGCACCATGCGGACCTGCGCCGGGTGCTGACGGATCCCAGGATCGCCAAGGGGATCGCGCACTGGGGGGCGGCGGCCCGCGGCGAAGTGCCGGACGGGTGGCCGTTGACCGGCTTCGTCGCGACCGACAGCGTCATCAACTCACACGGCGCGGATCACCGGCGGTTGCGCGGACTGGTCGACCAGGCGCTGACCCCGGCACGGGTGGAGGCCATGCGCCCGGGCGTGGAACAACTCGTCGACGCGCTCCTCGACCGGCTCGCCGCACTGCCGCGGGACCGGCCGGTGGACTTCCGCAAGGCTTTCGCCTATCCGATCCCCACCACCGTCATCTCGGATCTGCTGGGCGTCCCGCAGCGCAAGCGACGTCTGCTGCACGTGCTCACCGGCATGCAGACCCGTACGAACAACACCCCGGAACAGGTCCTGGAGATCGACGGACGGATCGAAGCGCTGCTGCGGGAGATCGTGGCGGAACGTCGCGGCGCCCCCGGGGACGACCTCATCAGCGCGCTGCTCACCGCCCGCCGAGCCGGAGACGACCGGCTCAGCGACAGCGAACTGCACGGCATGATCCTGCTGATGTTCTTCGCCGGCCACCAGAGCGTCATCAACGTCCTCGTCAACGCCTGCCACGCGCTGCTCACCCATCCCGGGCAGCTCGCGGCCGTCCGCGCCGGAGAGGTCCCGTGGAGTGCCGTGGTCGAGGAGACGATGCGCTGGAACGGCGCGGTGAACCAGTTCCCGATGCGCTATCCGCTCGAGGACGTCGCCATAGGAGGCGAGACGATCCGCCGCGGAGAAGCCATCCTCGCGTCCTTCGGGTCGGCGGGCCGCGACCCGGAGCACCACGGAGCGGACGCCGAACGCTTCGACGTCCGCCGCCGACAGGCCGGCCACCTCGGCTTCGGGTACGGTCCGCACTTCTGTGTCGGCATCCACCTCGCGCGCCTCCAGCTCGAGACGGCACTGGCCGGATTCTTCCAGCGCTTTCCCGACGTGCGGCCGGCGCCGTCCGGCACGTGGACCGTGCGGCCCGTGCCCTCGTTCGTCAGCAACAGCATCGAGGCGCTCCCCGTGCTCCTCGGCCCCGCCGCGGGAACCGGACCACGCTGA
- a CDS encoding alpha/beta hydrolase: MSQRLSIDFQVCILRLFRGDLPGILRARTKVFMEKLFARSPDGCRYAYIRLGDDERTPPLLLLSHFRAGIDMWDPALLERLAADRAVIVADNRGIGLSDGVTPNTVVAMAEGIAEFLASLGLVSVDVLGFSLGGYVAQALARIRPDLVRRLVLAGTAPRGFGEDIAAGGRIRSIISKELISPKDLIHLFFPPTAAGRAHGVEYVRRLSRHRTGPGGDVAEASWRAQLEAAAAWGAHDPLAARELAAITQPTLVAHGELDTMVAVEKSTILASHMPRSVLKTYPGTGHGFLFQAYEEFGADVVRFLTDKSSRHAVLP, encoded by the coding sequence ATGAGTCAGCGCTTATCCATCGACTTCCAAGTCTGTATTCTCCGCCTGTTCCGCGGCGACCTGCCGGGAATTCTCCGGGCTCGAACGAAGGTTTTCATGGAAAAGCTCTTCGCCCGTTCCCCTGATGGCTGTCGATACGCCTACATCCGACTCGGCGACGACGAGCGGACGCCACCCCTGCTGCTCCTGTCACATTTCCGTGCCGGCATCGACATGTGGGACCCGGCCCTGCTCGAAAGGCTTGCGGCGGACCGCGCGGTGATCGTCGCGGACAACCGCGGTATCGGCCTGTCGGACGGAGTGACCCCGAACACGGTCGTGGCCATGGCGGAGGGAATCGCCGAGTTCTTGGCGTCACTGGGACTCGTCAGCGTCGATGTGCTCGGATTCTCACTGGGCGGCTACGTGGCCCAGGCCCTGGCGCGCATCCGGCCGGATCTGGTACGCCGCCTGGTACTCGCCGGCACCGCGCCACGCGGATTCGGTGAGGACATCGCCGCGGGCGGCCGGATACGGTCGATCATCAGCAAAGAGCTGATCAGCCCCAAAGACCTCATCCACCTGTTCTTCCCGCCGACCGCGGCCGGCCGGGCGCACGGCGTCGAGTACGTCCGCCGCCTGTCCCGACACCGGACGGGCCCGGGCGGCGATGTCGCCGAAGCTTCCTGGCGGGCCCAGTTGGAAGCCGCGGCGGCCTGGGGAGCACATGATCCGCTGGCCGCCCGGGAGCTTGCGGCGATCACGCAGCCGACCCTCGTCGCACACGGCGAACTCGACACCATGGTCGCCGTGGAAAAGAGCACCATTTTGGCGTCACACATGCCACGTTCCGTACTGAAGACCTACCCCGGCACCGGACACGGGTTCCTGTTCCAGGCGTACGAGGAATTCGGTGCCGACGTGGTGCGCTTTCTGACGGACAAGTCGTCCCGGCACGCCGTGCTTCCCTAG
- a CDS encoding methyltransferase, which yields MDTARQSAARLIDESLGFLFPAALRAAAAVRVADHMADGDQSVEWLAEATGTDARNLGRVLRLLATRGVVEETGAGRFRLTATGQALRSDAPHSARAAILMLTDATMWRPAGEMHRCLTDGGSAFTGIFGTTFFDYFARDAETAAVFHVGMAALSDHENEPIAEAYHFPPTGTVVDVGGGHGGLLVEVLRRQPGLRGVLHDQAHVLAGHRLGDRGDIVGRWSAVEGDFFSSVPTADIYLIKRILHDWDDEQSATILRNCRQAMAPGGRVLVIDAVVPPGDLPHQSKALDLMMMSSLVGRERTEEDFVQLFKEAGLRLRRIVPTPTVLSVVEAVSAD from the coding sequence ATGGACACGGCACGGCAGTCCGCCGCCCGGCTGATCGACGAAAGTCTGGGCTTCCTGTTTCCCGCGGCGCTGCGCGCCGCCGCTGCCGTGCGGGTGGCCGACCACATGGCGGACGGTGACCAGAGCGTCGAGTGGCTGGCCGAGGCGACAGGGACCGACGCCCGCAACCTCGGGCGAGTCCTGCGGCTGCTCGCCACTCGCGGCGTGGTCGAGGAGACGGGCGCGGGGCGTTTCCGGCTGACCGCCACCGGTCAGGCGCTGCGCTCGGACGCTCCTCATTCCGCCCGTGCCGCGATCCTGATGCTCACCGACGCCACCATGTGGCGCCCCGCCGGGGAGATGCACCGCTGCCTGACCGACGGCGGCTCCGCGTTCACCGGCATCTTCGGCACCACGTTCTTCGACTACTTCGCGCGCGACGCGGAAACCGCCGCCGTCTTCCACGTCGGCATGGCCGCCCTGTCGGACCACGAGAACGAACCCATCGCCGAGGCCTACCACTTTCCGCCCACGGGCACCGTCGTGGACGTGGGCGGCGGCCACGGCGGCCTGCTCGTCGAGGTGCTCCGCCGTCAGCCGGGCCTGCGCGGAGTGCTCCACGACCAGGCACACGTCCTCGCCGGCCACCGGCTGGGCGACCGCGGCGACATCGTGGGCCGATGGTCCGCGGTCGAGGGCGACTTCTTCTCCTCGGTCCCGACGGCGGACATCTACCTCATCAAGCGGATCCTCCACGACTGGGACGACGAGCAGTCCGCCACGATCCTGCGCAACTGCCGGCAGGCCATGGCACCGGGCGGCCGCGTCCTCGTCATCGACGCCGTCGTACCACCCGGTGACCTGCCCCACCAGTCCAAGGCCCTCGACCTGATGATGATGTCCTCCCTGGTGGGACGCGAGCGCACCGAAGAGGACTTCGTCCAGCTCTTCAAGGAGGCGGGTCTGCGCCTGCGGCGGATCGTGCCGACGCCGACGGTGCTGTCCGTCGTCGAGGCCGTGAGCGCGGACTAG
- a CDS encoding helix-turn-helix transcriptional regulator — protein sequence MGKNGQVARRSVIRDLALRRTAGSPPGLELVELAGLAERARRHGNDPYASLRPAFHQLVAVRPGSRLTVSVDFTRYELSGGAWLWIRPGQVQRWGTDLTRAEGLVVAFPPGFPDTETAAASVADLASAQAPLRPDTPHAEGLRRALEHLRYEYEAMAELPLESHVQVLRHLLAVLMVRLARAYGSEPGRPAPNETFRRFRAAVERDFAVTRRVEDYAAALGYSRRTLTRATEAATGMPAKRYIDERVVLEARRELAHGPLTVAAVAARLGFADASDFTKFFRQRTGTTPTAFRATARGA from the coding sequence ATGGGGAAAAACGGACAGGTTGCGCGGCGGTCGGTCATCCGGGACCTCGCGCTGCGGCGCACGGCCGGCTCCCCGCCGGGTCTGGAGCTGGTGGAGCTGGCGGGGCTGGCCGAGCGCGCCCGCCGGCACGGCAACGATCCGTACGCGTCGTTGCGCCCGGCCTTCCACCAGCTCGTCGCCGTGCGGCCGGGCAGCCGCCTGACGGTCTCGGTGGACTTCACCCGGTACGAACTGTCCGGCGGCGCCTGGCTGTGGATCCGTCCCGGACAGGTACAGCGCTGGGGCACGGATCTGACGAGGGCCGAAGGCCTGGTGGTCGCCTTTCCCCCGGGTTTCCCCGACACGGAGACGGCCGCCGCCTCGGTCGCCGACCTGGCGTCGGCCCAGGCACCCCTCAGACCGGACACTCCGCACGCGGAGGGCCTGCGCCGGGCACTGGAGCACTTGCGGTACGAGTACGAGGCGATGGCCGAGCTGCCTCTGGAGTCCCATGTGCAGGTGCTGCGGCATCTGCTGGCGGTGCTGATGGTGCGCCTGGCGAGGGCGTACGGTTCCGAGCCCGGCAGGCCGGCCCCGAACGAGACGTTCCGCCGTTTCCGCGCGGCCGTGGAGCGCGACTTCGCGGTCACCCGCCGGGTGGAGGACTACGCGGCGGCACTCGGCTACAGCCGTCGCACGCTCACCCGGGCGACAGAGGCTGCCACCGGCATGCCGGCGAAGCGCTACATCGACGAACGCGTGGTGCTGGAGGCCAGAAGGGAGCTGGCCCACGGCCCGTTGACCGTCGCCGCCGTCGCCGCACGCCTCGGCTTCGCCGACGCCAGCGACTTCACCAAGTTCTTCCGACAGCGGACGGGCACGACACCGACGGCCTTCCGTGCGACGGCCCGCGGCGCGTGA
- a CDS encoding non-oxidative hydroxyarylic acid decarboxylases subunit B, translating into MRLVVGLTGATGAVFGVRFLQVLAQLPDVETHLVLSRWARTTIELETGLSVNEVGDLADVVHRPEDQGAAISSGSFRTDGMVIVPCSMKTLAGIRAGYADSLVGRAADVVLKERRRLVLVPRETPLSEIHLENMLALSRMGVRLVPPMPAFYNHPQSVDDIVDHVVARILDQFDLPAPAAKRWEGMRAARLLRPAS; encoded by the coding sequence ATGAGACTGGTCGTGGGGTTGACGGGAGCCACGGGCGCCGTGTTCGGTGTCCGGTTCCTCCAGGTGCTGGCCCAGCTGCCGGACGTCGAGACCCATCTGGTCCTCAGCCGGTGGGCGCGGACGACGATCGAGCTGGAAACGGGCCTGTCCGTGAACGAGGTCGGCGACCTGGCCGACGTCGTGCACCGGCCGGAGGACCAGGGCGCAGCCATCTCCTCCGGGTCGTTCCGCACCGACGGCATGGTGATCGTGCCGTGCTCGATGAAGACGCTCGCCGGGATCCGCGCCGGATACGCCGACAGCCTGGTCGGGCGCGCCGCCGACGTGGTGCTCAAGGAGCGCCGCAGGCTCGTCCTCGTCCCGCGCGAGACACCGCTGAGCGAGATCCACCTGGAGAACATGCTCGCGCTCTCCCGGATGGGCGTGCGGTTGGTGCCGCCCATGCCCGCCTTCTACAACCACCCGCAGTCGGTGGACGACATCGTCGACCACGTCGTGGCCCGGATCCTGGACCAGTTCGACCTGCCCGCCCCCGCCGCCAAGAGGTGGGAGGGCATGCGTGCCGCCCGCCTCCTGCGACCGGCTTCCTGA
- a CDS encoding ferritin family protein — translation MTTPVIALLAPTAAASRAEQLTVPAFGDIVVDRPAHADWQRYLHEFDPSADLAAVWIDADAEPLPAVRALRSNTRFDRTRVYVVGPGTAGPVPAWAEALDVEDIVRPAAVAPEGLTASVELALRAHRALMTDDLYTDYYLDMTFNKIFDWFETTRWDWTEVDLDRIERGTLDERTVDFLTEAAVIEFGTLPGAHNFLREWQDEVSFSSWVLQWGAEETRHSLVQARYLDRIGVRLRSKHALYKRQPYPQGEVRSATLMMNVISESRASALYKSLAAHAPEPVIRKIWRLLARDEARHCRAFSVFMRELCDGDPVHRTAALSMAYIWLADRRNGVKHPAGMFYPHSTSSAGIRRIETLQRDSVDAADAKVMSIVRLLADDHSLETPRDIKAKLRDLARRPGAR, via the coding sequence GTGACCACGCCCGTAATCGCCCTCCTGGCACCCACCGCCGCCGCCTCCCGCGCCGAACAGCTCACCGTGCCCGCCTTCGGTGACATCGTCGTGGACCGGCCGGCACACGCCGACTGGCAGCGCTACCTGCACGAGTTCGACCCGTCAGCCGACCTCGCGGCGGTGTGGATCGACGCGGACGCCGAGCCGCTGCCCGCCGTCCGGGCCCTGCGGTCGAACACGAGGTTCGACCGGACCCGGGTGTACGTCGTCGGACCCGGCACGGCCGGCCCGGTTCCCGCCTGGGCGGAAGCACTGGACGTCGAGGACATCGTGCGGCCCGCCGCGGTGGCGCCCGAGGGGCTCACCGCCTCGGTCGAACTGGCCCTGCGGGCACACCGCGCGTTGATGACGGACGACCTCTACACCGACTACTACCTCGACATGACGTTCAACAAGATCTTCGACTGGTTCGAGACGACCCGCTGGGACTGGACCGAGGTGGACCTGGACCGCATCGAGCGCGGCACGCTGGACGAACGGACCGTGGACTTCCTCACCGAGGCGGCCGTGATCGAGTTCGGCACCCTGCCCGGTGCCCACAACTTCCTGCGGGAGTGGCAGGACGAGGTCAGCTTCTCCTCCTGGGTCCTGCAATGGGGTGCGGAGGAAACTCGTCACTCGCTGGTCCAGGCCCGCTATCTGGACCGGATCGGGGTCAGGCTCCGTTCGAAGCACGCTCTCTACAAACGCCAGCCGTACCCGCAGGGAGAGGTGCGCTCCGCCACCCTCATGATGAACGTGATCTCGGAGTCACGCGCGTCCGCCCTCTACAAGTCGCTCGCGGCCCATGCGCCGGAGCCGGTGATCCGCAAGATCTGGCGGCTTCTGGCCCGGGACGAGGCCCGGCACTGCCGTGCGTTCTCGGTCTTCATGCGGGAATTGTGCGACGGCGACCCGGTCCATCGGACCGCCGCGCTGAGCATGGCCTACATCTGGCTCGCGGACCGGCGCAACGGCGTCAAGCATCCGGCGGGCATGTTCTATCCGCACTCCACGTCCTCGGCCGGCATCCGCCGGATCGAGACCCTCCAGCGCGACTCGGTGGACGCCGCCGACGCCAAGGTGATGTCGATCGTCCGGCTCCTGGCGGACGACCACTCGCTGGAGACGCCGCGGGACATCAAGGCCAAGCTGCGCGACCTGGCCCGCCGGCCCGGCGCTCGCTGA
- a CDS encoding non-oxidative hydroxyarylic acid decarboxylases subunit C, protein MAYDDLRGFLSTLEKEGQLLRVTEEVLPEPDLAAAANAAGRIGEGAPALWFDNVKGFTDARIALNVHGSWANHALALGLPKHTPVKEQVEEFARRWDAFPVTPERREDAPWRENTQEGDDVDLFSVLPLFRLNDGDGGFYLDKAAVVSRDPEDPGHFGKQNVGTYRLQVIDRNRLAIQPVPVHDIALHLRKAEEKGEDLPIAVTLGNDPVMAIVAGMPMGYDQSEYEMAGALRGAPAPIATAPLTGFDVPWGSEVVIEGVIESRKRQIEGPFGEFTGHYSGGRRMPVVRIDRISYRTNPVFESLYLGMPWTECDYLVGPNTCVPLLKQLRAEFPEVQAVNAMYTHGLLAVISTRKRYGGFAKAVAMRAMTTPHGLGYITTVIVVDEDVDPFDLPQVMWAMSSKVNPADDVVVLPNLSVVELAPAAQPAGLTSKMIIDATTPVHPDARGNFSTPTKDLPEAKDWAARLQRLLSEARG, encoded by the coding sequence ATGGCTTATGACGACCTGCGCGGTTTCCTCAGCACGCTGGAGAAGGAAGGCCAGTTGCTGCGCGTCACCGAAGAAGTCCTGCCCGAACCCGACCTCGCCGCGGCGGCCAACGCCGCCGGGCGCATCGGCGAAGGCGCACCGGCCCTGTGGTTCGACAACGTCAAGGGCTTCACCGACGCGCGTATCGCCCTGAACGTCCACGGCTCCTGGGCCAACCACGCCCTCGCCCTCGGCCTGCCCAAGCACACCCCGGTCAAGGAGCAGGTGGAGGAGTTCGCCCGACGCTGGGACGCCTTCCCGGTCACGCCCGAGCGCCGCGAGGACGCCCCGTGGCGGGAGAACACCCAGGAGGGCGACGACGTCGACCTCTTCTCGGTACTTCCCCTGTTCCGCCTCAACGACGGCGACGGCGGCTTCTACCTCGACAAGGCGGCCGTGGTCTCCCGCGACCCCGAGGACCCCGGCCACTTCGGCAAGCAGAACGTGGGGACCTACCGCCTCCAGGTCATCGACAGGAACCGGCTCGCGATACAGCCCGTCCCCGTGCACGACATCGCGCTCCACCTGCGCAAGGCGGAGGAGAAGGGCGAGGACCTCCCCATCGCCGTCACCCTCGGCAACGACCCGGTGATGGCCATCGTGGCCGGGATGCCCATGGGATACGACCAGAGCGAGTACGAGATGGCCGGCGCGCTGCGCGGCGCACCCGCCCCGATCGCCACCGCCCCCCTCACCGGCTTCGACGTGCCCTGGGGCTCCGAGGTCGTCATCGAAGGCGTCATCGAGAGCCGCAAGCGGCAGATCGAGGGCCCCTTCGGCGAGTTCACCGGGCACTACTCCGGTGGCCGCCGCATGCCCGTCGTCCGCATCGACCGCATCTCCTACCGCACGAACCCGGTCTTCGAGTCCCTCTACCTGGGCATGCCGTGGACCGAGTGCGACTATCTCGTGGGCCCCAACACCTGTGTCCCGCTGCTGAAGCAGCTGCGCGCCGAGTTCCCCGAGGTCCAGGCCGTCAACGCCATGTACACGCACGGCCTGCTGGCCGTGATCTCCACCAGGAAGCGGTACGGCGGGTTCGCCAAGGCCGTGGCCATGCGGGCCATGACGACCCCGCACGGCCTCGGTTACATCACCACGGTCATCGTCGTCGACGAGGACGTGGACCCGTTCGACCTGCCGCAGGTCATGTGGGCGATGTCATCGAAGGTCAACCCGGCCGACGACGTCGTGGTCCTGCCCAACCTCTCCGTGGTGGAGCTGGCCCCGGCCGCCCAGCCGGCGGGCCTGACCAGCAAGATGATCATCGACGCCACCACGCCCGTGCATCCCGACGCGCGAGGCAACTTCTCCACGCCCACCAAGGACCTCCCCGAGGCGAAGGACTGGGCCGCCAGGCTCCAGCGCCTGCTGTCCGAAGCCCGCGGCTGA